From Novosphingobium resinovorum, the proteins below share one genomic window:
- a CDS encoding LacI family DNA-binding transcriptional regulator: protein MADDIGGSPMRPRSSRRSRAGNTIADVAREAGVSLMTVSRVMNGKANVREETRERVEAAIKALNYSPSAAARNLAAASEIRIGLLYSNPSAGYLNEFLVGSLDQASRANVQLVVQLCDNPEERAEIVRRLIDGGVDGLILPPPLCDADDMHQLLQEAGLPAVAVASGRPAVFLSSVNIDDRAAAAAMTRHLLSQGHERIGFVSGNPDQTASALRLYGYLDALGEAGLVSDPALVVEGQFTYRSGLDAAQKLLALAERPTAIFASNDDMAAAAVSVAHRMGLDVPRDLTVVGFDDAPQATTTWPELTTIRQPIADMSRAAVLQLVEDIRTVREGRRPAPRHSRMTFELIRRESDAAPSP from the coding sequence ATGGCAGACGATATCGGCGGATCGCCCATGCGCCCGCGCTCCTCGCGCCGTTCGCGCGCAGGGAACACCATTGCCGACGTGGCGCGCGAGGCGGGGGTCTCGCTGATGACGGTGTCGCGCGTGATGAACGGCAAGGCCAACGTGCGCGAGGAAACGCGCGAGCGGGTCGAGGCTGCGATCAAGGCGCTGAACTATTCGCCGAGTGCCGCCGCCCGCAACCTCGCGGCGGCGAGCGAGATCCGCATCGGCCTGCTCTACAGCAATCCCAGCGCCGGCTATCTCAACGAATTCCTTGTCGGTAGCCTCGACCAGGCGAGCCGGGCCAACGTTCAGCTTGTGGTGCAGCTTTGCGACAACCCGGAAGAGCGCGCCGAAATCGTGCGGCGCCTGATCGACGGCGGGGTGGACGGGCTGATCCTGCCGCCGCCGCTCTGCGACGCCGACGACATGCACCAGTTGCTGCAGGAGGCCGGGCTTCCCGCCGTCGCGGTGGCTTCGGGGCGGCCTGCGGTGTTCCTCTCGTCCGTCAACATCGACGACCGCGCGGCGGCGGCGGCGATGACGCGGCACCTGCTTTCGCAGGGGCACGAACGGATCGGGTTCGTCTCCGGCAATCCCGACCAGACCGCATCGGCGCTGCGCCTTTACGGCTACCTCGATGCGCTGGGGGAGGCAGGGCTGGTGTCGGACCCGGCGCTGGTGGTCGAGGGGCAGTTCACCTACCGGTCAGGCCTCGACGCGGCGCAGAAGCTGCTGGCACTGGCCGAGCGGCCGACCGCGATCTTCGCCAGCAACGACGACATGGCGGCGGCAGCGGTCTCGGTGGCGCATCGCATGGGGCTGGACGTGCCGCGCGACCTCACCGTCGTCGGCTTCGACGATGCCCCGCAGGCGACCACGACCTGGCCGGAACTGACGACGATCCGCCAACCGATCGCCGACATGTCGCGCGCGGCGGTGCTGCAACTGGTCGAGGACATCCGCACCGTCCGCGAGGGACGCCGTCCGGCGCCGCGCCATTCACGGATGACCTTCGAACTGATCCGCCGCGAATCCGACGCCGCGCCTTCGCCCTGA
- a CDS encoding putative bifunctional diguanylate cyclase/phosphodiesterase, protein MPVRSHLVFVWLLLAALFWSSSARAEIVRMRSDVCYATAPADYPVTAASVARLNFDCARVPDHPAYAKGWAWLKLRDPRMLSGLPSGWLLMTDQSRFERMTMLVVDADGRTRSTTIAPGAIGSHWALGGMLRFAVDRPGAHVRDVYIGYRNLDDLSLMRKLSAMSPQSLLRLEGIWLALMGVFAGAIFSAFAYNLLIYTGQRLVFQRWYLVWSLLVLAYGLTWTNVLAFAFPEYVGPFAVTTDYLLVAGLIAAGNMFFLAVIEEGVLPRWLVRWGKICACLNMVVGVLAAFVPVAAPVVLDRWLNVVFVLSAASVGVGIGIALRARSRVVWFYLAGWTPVLSVFALRVSRNFGITVQDDVVDMATFAALAFESIALSLAIADRFRLLGKERDTAEQARKVAQVESETFRRAAQTDYLTGLGNRAAFQSALRTMCEDAARSPFMLLLIDVDHLKHINDRLGHDGGDLLLGKVGRGLVAAGGPSAHVSRIGGDEFAILLPWDPVAELRIRRALDELQGATLTHGGRSWALSLSIGLACFPQDAAEPDVLAKNADLALYQAKQEGRRRLLDYAPHLREQLDSRQLFGLEARQGIERAEFSLHYQPIVDIDTGAIGSYEALLRWQHPVHGLMTPAVFGDMLNERKLGLAVQQHVLDMGLAALRDHPEQIPKLSVNLIAAQLDSPHAAARLLARIRDYGIAPERLCIEVTEDFVLGRAVDETAKALDLLHEAGVTVALDDFGTGYASLIHLKHLPFDVLKIDRSFTLGLFDDDGQSEAIIRAIIGLGQGLGKQVVAEGVETEEQRRKLAEMGCRLGQGYLFARPAPIETFAPACAA, encoded by the coding sequence ATGCCGGTTAGGTCGCATCTCGTCTTCGTTTGGCTGCTTCTGGCGGCGCTGTTCTGGTCGTCTTCCGCGCGGGCGGAGATCGTCCGGATGCGCTCCGACGTCTGCTATGCCACCGCGCCGGCGGACTATCCGGTCACTGCCGCCTCGGTCGCGCGGCTGAACTTCGACTGCGCCCGCGTGCCTGACCATCCCGCCTACGCCAAGGGCTGGGCATGGCTGAAGCTGCGCGATCCGCGCATGCTGTCCGGCCTGCCTTCGGGCTGGCTCCTGATGACCGACCAGAGCCGGTTCGAGCGCATGACCATGCTGGTGGTCGATGCTGACGGTCGCACCCGCAGCACCACGATCGCGCCCGGCGCCATCGGCAGCCACTGGGCTCTGGGGGGCATGTTGCGCTTCGCGGTCGATCGGCCCGGCGCGCATGTCCGCGACGTCTACATCGGCTACCGCAACCTCGACGACCTTTCGCTGATGCGCAAACTTTCGGCGATGAGCCCGCAGAGCCTGCTGCGGCTCGAAGGCATCTGGCTGGCGCTGATGGGTGTGTTCGCGGGCGCCATCTTCTCCGCGTTCGCTTACAACCTGCTGATCTACACCGGCCAGCGACTGGTCTTCCAGCGCTGGTATCTCGTGTGGTCGCTGCTGGTCCTCGCCTACGGCCTGACCTGGACCAACGTGCTGGCCTTCGCCTTCCCCGAATATGTCGGCCCGTTCGCGGTGACGACCGACTATCTGCTCGTCGCCGGACTGATCGCGGCGGGGAACATGTTCTTCCTGGCCGTCATCGAGGAAGGCGTGCTGCCGCGCTGGCTGGTGCGGTGGGGGAAGATCTGCGCCTGCCTCAACATGGTGGTCGGCGTTCTCGCCGCCTTCGTCCCCGTCGCTGCGCCGGTCGTGCTGGACCGCTGGCTCAACGTGGTCTTCGTCCTCAGCGCCGCCAGCGTCGGCGTCGGCATAGGCATCGCCCTGCGGGCACGCAGCCGTGTCGTGTGGTTCTACCTTGCCGGGTGGACCCCGGTGCTCTCGGTCTTCGCGCTGCGCGTCAGCCGCAACTTCGGGATCACGGTGCAGGACGACGTGGTCGATATGGCCACTTTCGCCGCGCTCGCGTTCGAATCGATCGCCCTGTCGCTCGCCATCGCCGACCGCTTCCGCCTGCTCGGCAAGGAGCGCGACACGGCCGAGCAGGCCCGCAAGGTCGCCCAGGTCGAGAGCGAGACCTTCCGCCGCGCCGCCCAGACCGACTACCTGACCGGCCTCGGCAACCGCGCCGCCTTCCAGTCCGCGCTGCGCACGATGTGCGAGGATGCCGCACGCTCCCCCTTCATGCTACTGCTGATCGACGTCGATCATCTCAAGCACATCAACGACCGCCTCGGCCATGACGGCGGCGACCTGCTGCTCGGCAAGGTCGGACGGGGCCTCGTGGCCGCAGGTGGTCCGTCCGCGCACGTCTCGCGCATAGGCGGTGACGAGTTCGCGATCCTGCTGCCGTGGGACCCCGTGGCGGAACTGCGCATCCGCCGCGCGCTGGACGAACTGCAGGGTGCGACGCTGACGCACGGCGGCCGCAGCTGGGCCTTGTCGCTCAGCATCGGCCTTGCCTGCTTCCCGCAGGATGCCGCCGAACCCGACGTGCTCGCCAAGAACGCCGACCTCGCGCTCTATCAGGCCAAGCAGGAAGGCCGCCGACGCCTGCTCGACTACGCCCCGCACTTGCGTGAGCAGTTGGACAGCCGGCAGCTGTTCGGACTGGAAGCGCGCCAGGGCATCGAACGCGCCGAATTCTCGCTCCATTACCAGCCCATCGTCGATATCGATACCGGCGCGATCGGATCCTACGAAGCGCTCCTGCGCTGGCAGCACCCGGTCCACGGGCTGATGACACCGGCCGTCTTCGGCGACATGCTGAACGAGCGCAAACTGGGCCTTGCGGTGCAGCAGCACGTGCTGGACATGGGCCTCGCCGCCTTGCGGGACCACCCGGAGCAGATCCCCAAGCTCTCGGTCAACCTGATCGCCGCACAGCTCGACAGCCCCCACGCCGCCGCCCGCCTGCTGGCGCGGATACGCGACTATGGCATCGCGCCCGAACGCCTGTGCATCGAGGTGACCGAGGACTTCGTGCTCGGCCGCGCGGTGGACGAGACCGCCAAGGCGCTCGACCTGCTGCACGAGGCAGGCGTGACGGTGGCGCTCGACGACTTCGGCACCGGCTATGCCTCGCTGATCCATCTCAAGCACCTGCCCTTCGACGTGCTCAAGATCGACCGCTCGTTCACCCTCGGCCTGTTCGACGACGACGGCCAGAGCGAGGCGATCATCCGCGCCATCATCGGGCTTGGGCAGGGCCTCGGCAAGCAGGTCGTGGCCGAGGGCGTCGAGACCGAAGAACAACGCCGCAAGCTGGCGGAGATGGGCTGCAGGCTCGGCCAGGGCTACCTCTTCGCCCGCCCGGCCCCGATCGAGACTTTCGCACCGGCCTGCGCGGCCTGA
- a CDS encoding FAD/NAD(P)-binding protein translates to MISHNAARDLPIAIVGGGFSGTLLAINLLRYGVKVALIERNSAQLAKGVAFGTRRPEHLLNVRASNMSAFPDDAKHFARWMDFADADEANRFVPRLTYGTYLRELLVEALAKAGPDAQVIDGEACSVDFGDGAAHVRLADGDVVDCRGVVLALGNFPPAPHGVLEGLPGHLYSPDPWDRSAIEGLAALDHVLVVGSGLTAADVVLSLESSGFGGKVTVLSRRGLKPLAHAESGPVVVPISDPDLRGADLVRAVRRRAEEIGWRGAVDALRPHTQNIWRRHSTAAQARFLRHLRPYWDIHRHRLAPSVAQRLEAMESAGRLQYVAGKLCGADEAGGQAVVHYRPRGQDGIEAIAVDRVFNCAGPDGDLRRVEAPVLTHLLEAGHVRGDVHGLGVDVDHLGRVRDAAGNAQDRLLAVGPITKGEAWEIVAVPDIRRQVWGLARFLADEHWVGGEGL, encoded by the coding sequence ATGATCAGTCACAATGCCGCCCGCGACCTGCCCATCGCGATCGTGGGAGGAGGGTTCAGCGGGACGCTGCTGGCGATCAACCTGCTGCGCTACGGCGTCAAGGTCGCCCTGATCGAGCGTAATTCCGCCCAGCTTGCCAAGGGCGTGGCGTTCGGTACGCGGCGGCCGGAGCATCTGCTCAACGTGCGCGCCTCCAACATGAGCGCGTTCCCCGACGATGCGAAGCACTTCGCCCGCTGGATGGATTTCGCCGACGCCGACGAGGCGAACCGCTTCGTGCCGCGCCTGACTTACGGGACCTACTTGCGCGAACTGCTGGTCGAGGCGCTGGCGAAGGCCGGTCCCGACGCGCAGGTCATCGACGGCGAGGCATGCTCGGTCGATTTCGGCGATGGCGCGGCACATGTGCGGCTGGCCGACGGCGACGTCGTCGATTGCCGCGGGGTGGTGCTGGCCCTGGGCAACTTCCCGCCCGCGCCTCATGGCGTGCTGGAGGGGCTGCCGGGGCACCTCTACAGTCCCGATCCCTGGGATCGCTCGGCGATCGAGGGCCTCGCCGCACTCGACCACGTCCTCGTGGTGGGCAGCGGGTTGACGGCGGCCGACGTGGTGCTGTCGCTGGAAAGCTCGGGGTTCGGCGGCAAGGTCACGGTGCTTTCGCGCCGGGGGCTCAAGCCGCTCGCCCACGCCGAGAGCGGGCCGGTGGTGGTTCCCATTTCCGACCCCGATCTGCGCGGCGCGGACCTCGTCCGGGCCGTGCGGCGCCGGGCGGAGGAGATCGGCTGGCGCGGCGCGGTGGATGCTCTGCGACCCCACACCCAGAACATCTGGCGCCGCCATTCGACCGCCGCGCAGGCCCGCTTCCTGCGGCATCTGCGGCCATATTGGGACATTCACCGCCACCGCCTCGCCCCCTCGGTCGCGCAGCGGCTGGAAGCGATGGAGAGCGCCGGGCGGCTGCAGTACGTGGCTGGCAAACTGTGCGGAGCCGACGAAGCCGGCGGGCAGGCGGTGGTGCACTATCGCCCGCGTGGTCAGGACGGCATCGAGGCGATCGCGGTGGACCGCGTGTTCAACTGCGCCGGGCCGGACGGCGACTTGCGCCGGGTGGAGGCGCCGGTCCTGACGCATCTGCTCGAGGCGGGACATGTTCGCGGCGATGTCCATGGCCTTGGGGTGGACGTCGACCATCTCGGCCGGGTGCGCGATGCCGCTGGCAATGCGCAGGACCGCCTGCTCGCGGTCGGGCCGATCACCAAGGGGGAGGCCTGGGAGATCGTCGCCGTGCCCGATATCCGGCGTCAGGTGTGGGGCCTTGCCCGGTTCCTCGCCGACGAGCACTGGGTCGGCGGCGAGGGACTTTGA
- a CDS encoding peroxiredoxin-like family protein yields MTETLNDRFAALQAERERTWSAEQLERNAAQRRVLVERHDPSAQPKAGDTVEPFTLIDQDGRELTRDTILADGPAVLVFFRFGGCPACNIALPWYNETLLPELRARGIRLIAVSAQIPVDRDLIARHGLGFTVASDPGYALGRQLGITFLPDEQPAVPHGQPWIGATLGTGSYEIDQPAILALAPDATVLFFEASPDWLSRTESETILAALPARQTATTGA; encoded by the coding sequence ATGACCGAAACCCTGAACGACCGCTTCGCCGCGCTGCAGGCCGAACGCGAGCGCACCTGGAGCGCCGAGCAGCTGGAACGCAATGCAGCGCAGCGCCGGGTGCTCGTCGAGCGGCACGATCCGTCCGCGCAACCGAAGGCTGGCGACACCGTCGAACCCTTCACGCTGATCGATCAGGACGGGCGCGAACTGACGCGCGACACGATCCTTGCGGATGGCCCGGCGGTGCTCGTGTTCTTCCGCTTCGGTGGGTGCCCCGCCTGCAACATCGCGCTGCCGTGGTACAACGAGACGCTGCTGCCCGAACTGCGCGCCCGCGGCATTCGCCTGATCGCGGTCAGCGCGCAGATCCCGGTCGACCGGGACCTGATCGCGCGCCATGGCCTGGGCTTCACCGTGGCTTCGGACCCCGGTTATGCGCTCGGCCGCCAACTTGGCATTACCTTCCTGCCTGACGAGCAACCCGCCGTCCCGCACGGCCAGCCGTGGATCGGCGCGACACTGGGAACAGGCAGCTACGAGATCGACCAGCCCGCCATCCTTGCCCTCGCGCCCGACGCGACGGTGCTGTTCTTCGAGGCCAGCCCCGACTGGCTGAGCCGCACCGAGAGCGAGACGATCCTCGCCGCCCTGCCCGCTCGCCAGACCGCCACCACCGGCGCCTGA
- a CDS encoding LysR substrate-binding domain-containing protein has product MPVNLPTNLLRSFVAIVDTGSMLHASERVFVSQSALSLQIKRLEELLQQSLFHREGRRLALTAHGDLMLDYARKVLALHDEAVAAVTAGHFAGPARIGMVQDFAELLLTGLLAQFADLHPEAELYSRVAGTAELLDLLQRRQLDIVLGFAAPNDGNAVTTAPMSWFGKEELAAHETIPLAVLETPCRFREAAIRALEDAGRPFRITVETPNLTTLRAAVDAGLGLTCRTGMFLRDAPLGDVGLPSLPHVSCVLHTAPGLDGPTHQLATLAREVVAGLPN; this is encoded by the coding sequence ATGCCCGTGAATCTCCCGACAAACCTTCTGCGCAGCTTCGTTGCGATCGTCGATACCGGCTCGATGCTTCATGCTTCGGAGCGGGTTTTCGTAAGCCAGTCGGCGCTCAGCCTCCAGATCAAGCGACTCGAAGAGCTGCTGCAACAGTCGCTGTTTCACCGTGAGGGACGCCGCCTTGCGCTGACGGCGCACGGCGACCTGATGCTCGACTATGCACGCAAGGTGCTCGCCCTGCATGACGAAGCGGTCGCGGCGGTCACCGCCGGGCATTTCGCCGGGCCGGCGCGGATCGGCATGGTACAGGATTTCGCGGAACTGCTCCTGACCGGCCTCCTCGCCCAGTTCGCGGATTTGCACCCGGAGGCCGAACTTTACTCGCGGGTTGCGGGCACGGCGGAACTCCTCGACCTGCTGCAGCGGCGGCAACTCGACATCGTGCTGGGATTTGCCGCGCCGAATGACGGCAATGCGGTGACCACCGCGCCCATGTCGTGGTTCGGCAAGGAGGAACTGGCCGCGCACGAGACGATCCCCCTAGCCGTGCTGGAGACGCCCTGCCGCTTCCGGGAAGCGGCGATCCGCGCGCTGGAGGATGCCGGGCGCCCGTTCCGCATCACCGTGGAGACGCCCAATCTCACCACCTTGCGCGCGGCGGTGGATGCGGGGCTCGGCCTTACCTGCCGCACCGGGATGTTCCTGCGCGACGCGCCGCTGGGAGACGTCGGCCTGCCCTCGCTGCCGCATGTCTCCTGTGTGCTGCATACCGCGCCCGGGCTCGACGGGCCAACCCACCAGCTTGCCACACTGGCGCGCGAGGTGGTCGCCGGGCTTCCCAACTGA
- a CDS encoding ABC transporter permease, with translation MSPFTRLARSLGSARWLSPLLLLAVLEAGSGSGLIPERTLAAPSQVLATLWAMTVSGELTDNLAVSFLRIIAGLAIGVTTGIVLALVAGLSRQGEVAVDPLMQIKRTIPTLALTPLFIVWFGIGETPKIALIAFASIFPVYLNLYGGIRGIDVRLLEGARSLGLSRAAQVWHVILPGALPALLVGLRYSLSVSVLVLVVAEQINATAGLGYLINNARDFMRTDIILVCLMVYAVLGLAADGLVRAVESRALVWRPSIVSQ, from the coding sequence ATGTCCCCATTCACCCGATTGGCCCGCTCGCTGGGTTCTGCCCGCTGGCTCTCGCCGCTGTTGCTGCTGGCGGTGCTCGAGGCCGGTTCCGGGTCCGGCCTTATTCCCGAGCGGACCCTCGCGGCGCCTTCGCAGGTGCTGGCGACGCTCTGGGCGATGACGGTGTCGGGCGAACTGACCGACAACCTCGCCGTTTCCTTCCTGCGGATCATCGCGGGCCTGGCGATCGGCGTGACCACCGGGATTGTGCTGGCGCTCGTCGCCGGGCTGTCGCGGCAGGGCGAGGTCGCGGTCGATCCGCTCATGCAGATCAAGCGTACGATCCCGACGCTGGCGCTGACGCCGCTGTTCATCGTCTGGTTCGGTATCGGCGAGACGCCCAAGATTGCGCTGATCGCCTTCGCCTCGATCTTCCCGGTCTACCTCAACCTTTACGGCGGTATCCGCGGGATCGACGTGCGCCTGCTCGAAGGCGCGCGCAGCCTGGGCCTCAGCCGCGCAGCGCAGGTCTGGCATGTAATCCTGCCCGGCGCGCTGCCTGCGCTGCTGGTGGGCCTGCGTTATTCGCTCTCGGTCTCGGTGCTGGTGCTGGTCGTGGCGGAGCAGATCAACGCCACTGCGGGCCTCGGCTACCTCATCAACAACGCGCGTGACTTCATGCGCACGGACATCATCCTGGTGTGCCTGATGGTCTACGCCGTGCTGGGCCTTGCCGCCGACGGACTGGTCCGCGCGGTCGAGAGCCGCGCGCTCGTCTGGCGCCCCTCCATCGTTTCCCAATGA
- a CDS encoding ABC transporter ATP-binding protein — protein MDARLNHFTSPAAPAVTSEPVVSLRDFTRRFGDNTIISGLNLQIAAGEFVILLGRSGSGKTTLLRTLAGLDPVEGQDVTIPGSRAVVFQDARLLPWKKVWRNVALGLKRGNARQLAEEALQEVGLGHRLEAWPLTLSGGEAQRVALARALVREPQLLLLDEPFAALDALTRLRMHELVLSLWRRHRPAVLMVTHDVDEAIALADRIVLLDGGKIVAQERITASRGPERATVAAPLRKRLLDALGGLVEERPAGEIVALHAGARP, from the coding sequence GTGGATGCTCGCCTGAATCACTTTACCTCGCCCGCCGCGCCCGCCGTGACGTCCGAACCCGTCGTCAGTCTGCGCGATTTCACCCGCCGCTTTGGCGACAACACCATCATTTCGGGCCTGAACCTGCAGATCGCGGCGGGCGAGTTCGTCATCCTCCTCGGTCGTTCCGGCTCGGGCAAGACCACCCTGCTGCGCACGCTGGCCGGCCTCGATCCGGTAGAAGGGCAGGACGTGACCATCCCCGGTTCGCGCGCCGTGGTGTTCCAGGACGCCCGCCTGCTGCCGTGGAAGAAAGTCTGGCGCAACGTCGCCCTCGGCCTCAAGCGCGGTAATGCGCGCCAACTGGCGGAAGAGGCGCTGCAGGAAGTCGGCCTCGGCCACCGTCTCGAAGCCTGGCCGCTGACGCTTTCGGGCGGCGAAGCGCAGCGCGTGGCCCTTGCCCGTGCGCTGGTGCGTGAGCCGCAATTGCTGCTGCTCGACGAACCCTTCGCCGCACTCGACGCCCTGACCCGCCTCAGGATGCACGAACTGGTGCTGTCGCTGTGGCGTCGTCATCGCCCGGCGGTGCTGATGGTGACGCATGACGTCGACGAAGCCATCGCGCTCGCTGACCGCATTGTCCTGCTCGACGGCGGAAAAATCGTTGCGCAGGAGCGGATCACTGCTTCGCGCGGCCCCGAGCGTGCGACCGTGGCGGCGCCGTTGCGCAAGCGCCTGCTCGATGCACTGGGCGGTCTGGTCGAGGAACGGCCTGCCGGGGAGATCGTCGCGCTGCATGCCGGAGCGCGCCCGTGA
- a CDS encoding cysteine dioxygenase yields MNAFAPIATATDLSPLRRFVTDFAGLLDDTDDLDRILRDGGGLLADLVAQDDWLPEEYARPHPERYQQYLLHCDSAERFSVVSFVWGPGQATPIHDHRVWGLVGVLSGTERVQSFHHSDHDGALVQYGATRTLHPGEIEAIDPREGDIHRVENGQSDRTSISIHVYGANIGAVERATYRASGEERPFISGYANTTLPNLWANLWDISRKA; encoded by the coding sequence GTGAATGCGTTCGCCCCGATAGCGACCGCCACGGACCTGTCGCCGCTGCGCCGGTTCGTCACCGACTTCGCCGGCTTGCTTGACGATACGGACGATCTCGACCGGATTCTGCGCGATGGCGGGGGCCTGCTGGCGGATCTGGTCGCGCAAGACGACTGGCTGCCGGAGGAATACGCCCGGCCGCACCCCGAACGCTACCAGCAATACCTGCTCCACTGCGACAGCGCCGAGCGGTTTAGTGTGGTGTCCTTCGTCTGGGGGCCTGGGCAGGCGACGCCGATCCACGACCACCGTGTCTGGGGCCTCGTAGGCGTACTGAGCGGCACCGAGAGGGTGCAGAGCTTCCATCACAGCGATCATGACGGCGCCCTGGTGCAGTACGGGGCGACCCGCACGCTCCACCCCGGCGAGATCGAGGCGATCGACCCGCGCGAGGGGGATATCCACCGCGTCGAGAACGGGCAGTCCGATCGAACCTCCATTTCGATCCATGTCTACGGCGCCAACATCGGTGCCGTCGAACGCGCCACTTACCGCGCCAGCGGCGAGGAGCGGCCGTTCATCTCCGGCTACGCCAACACCACGTTGCCTAATCTTTGGGCCAACCTCTGGGATATTTCGAGGAAAGCATGA
- a CDS encoding rhodanese-like domain-containing protein yields MTVTPYQVRSALLARSEIALIDVRDEHPFAAGHPLFAAQIPLARIAAEAEWRLPRKDVQVVVYDDGEGLAPFAVEELRGLGFTRVDLLDGGLQGWRDAGYELFEDVNSYSKAFGELVEHRRGTPSLPAEDVQALIDEKADIAILDARRFDEYATMSIPGGRSVPGAELVLRAPVAAPDPDTTIIVNCAGRTRSLIGAQSLINAGLPNRVFALRNGTIGWTLAGQQLEHGRQESVELGGDVDEARARAREVAYRAGVRRIDAAQLAGIEAETHRTLYRFDVRQPDVYAAGHLPGFRNAPGGQLVQETDHFAPVRGARIVLADDLGPRADMTASWLAQLGWEVLVLEADFTALETGPLETGPDGAPTPRGPEGRYKRPYEGTDNPKAAMQAYLDWEYGLVAQLQRDGTHGFFVI; encoded by the coding sequence ATGACCGTCACCCCCTATCAGGTCCGCAGCGCGCTTCTGGCCCGCAGCGAAATCGCGCTGATCGACGTGCGCGACGAGCATCCCTTCGCCGCTGGCCACCCGCTGTTCGCCGCGCAGATCCCGCTGGCGCGCATCGCTGCCGAGGCCGAGTGGCGCCTGCCGCGCAAGGATGTGCAGGTCGTCGTCTACGATGACGGCGAAGGGCTTGCCCCCTTCGCGGTCGAGGAACTGCGCGGGCTGGGGTTCACCCGCGTCGATCTGCTGGACGGCGGCCTGCAGGGCTGGCGCGACGCGGGCTACGAGCTGTTCGAGGACGTCAATTCCTACTCCAAGGCCTTCGGCGAACTCGTCGAGCACCGGCGCGGCACGCCCTCGCTTCCGGCCGAGGACGTGCAGGCGCTGATCGACGAGAAGGCCGACATCGCCATCCTCGACGCGCGCCGCTTCGACGAATACGCGACGATGAGCATCCCCGGCGGCCGCAGCGTGCCGGGCGCCGAACTGGTGCTGCGCGCGCCGGTCGCCGCGCCCGACCCGGACACCACGATCATCGTCAACTGCGCGGGCCGCACCCGCAGCCTGATCGGCGCGCAGTCGCTCATCAATGCGGGGCTGCCCAATCGCGTCTTCGCGCTGCGCAACGGCACCATCGGCTGGACCCTCGCAGGGCAGCAGCTGGAGCACGGGCGGCAGGAGAGCGTCGAACTCGGCGGCGATGTCGACGAAGCCCGAGCCCGCGCCCGCGAAGTTGCCTACCGCGCCGGGGTGCGCCGCATCGACGCCGCGCAGCTTGCCGGCATCGAGGCCGAGACGCACCGCACCCTCTACCGCTTCGACGTGCGCCAGCCGGACGTCTACGCCGCCGGGCACCTTCCGGGCTTCCGCAATGCCCCCGGCGGCCAGCTGGTGCAGGAGACCGACCACTTCGCCCCCGTGCGCGGCGCGCGCATCGTCCTTGCCGACGACCTCGGCCCGCGTGCGGACATGACCGCGTCGTGGCTAGCGCAGCTGGGCTGGGAAGTGCTGGTGCTGGAAGCCGACTTCACCGCCCTTGAAACTGGCCCGCTCGAAACTGGCCCCGACGGCGCCCCCACGCCGCGCGGACCCGAGGGCCGCTACAAGCGCCCTTACGAGGGCACCGACAATCCCAAGGCCGCCATGCAGGCCTACCTCGACTGGGAATACGGCCTTGTCGCGCAGCTTCAGCGCGACGGCACCCACGGCTTCTTCGTCATCTAA